Proteins encoded in a region of the Leptolyngbya subtilissima AS-A7 genome:
- a CDS encoding transglutaminase domain-containing protein — MRGRKRQKAPSILTWGDRIVLRTLLLNLAFLFLLLILRPQTSFLALSTRGDWFLDGMQGPQAELTRKGLFTLASGLEGLYLRFHNNPFDQYADTTQVRPQPAPSTRPAGQDKGWPWTGAELHPAVIGMPPSAETSIASVARYIASQEKDPMLRIKALHDYVADRIAYDAPNYFAGNYPPQDAETVFQRRVAVCAGYAKLLEALGQAIGEEIVYVTGDSRNSTSDLEGQSHAWNAAKINGQWYLIDPTWNSGYVDRESGFTKAYKTDYLFPPPEVMGISHFPEDQAWQLRLQPITRGEFLRQPMMKAQFFAEGMKLVAPMRSQTDTNQAAVIQLQNPNQRWLLPSYSLKGSSQAEHCTDSPTQGPQITCSLPVSGAYEVSLFSGDEQYGEFSYVGQVEFNRR; from the coding sequence ATGCGAGGTCGCAAACGGCAAAAAGCACCCAGCATTCTGACTTGGGGCGATCGCATTGTTTTGAGAACGCTGTTGCTCAACCTGGCCTTCCTCTTTTTGCTGCTGATCCTGCGACCCCAAACCTCTTTCCTGGCCCTGTCTACCCGTGGCGATTGGTTCCTTGATGGCATGCAGGGGCCACAAGCAGAACTGACTCGTAAGGGCCTGTTTACGCTTGCCAGCGGCCTCGAAGGGCTATATCTGCGATTCCACAACAATCCTTTCGACCAATACGCCGATACAACGCAGGTGCGACCCCAGCCAGCCCCGTCAACTCGTCCGGCAGGGCAGGACAAAGGATGGCCTTGGACAGGGGCCGAGCTACATCCCGCCGTAATCGGCATGCCTCCTAGCGCTGAGACCAGCATTGCTTCTGTTGCCCGGTACATCGCCAGCCAGGAAAAGGATCCAATGCTGCGCATCAAGGCACTCCACGACTACGTAGCGGATCGCATCGCCTACGATGCCCCCAACTATTTTGCGGGCAACTATCCTCCTCAAGATGCTGAGACAGTCTTCCAGCGCCGAGTAGCCGTTTGTGCAGGCTATGCCAAACTGCTCGAAGCTCTGGGCCAGGCAATTGGAGAAGAGATTGTTTATGTAACAGGCGACTCCCGCAACTCCACCAGCGATCTAGAGGGCCAAAGCCATGCTTGGAATGCGGCAAAAATAAACGGACAATGGTATTTGATTGATCCAACCTGGAACAGTGGTTATGTGGATCGAGAGTCAGGTTTCACTAAGGCCTACAAGACCGATTACCTCTTCCCGCCCCCAGAGGTGATGGGCATTAGCCACTTTCCTGAGGACCAGGCATGGCAACTGCGCCTACAACCCATTACCCGTGGTGAGTTCCTGCGCCAACCGATGATGAAAGCCCAGTTCTTTGCCGAAGGGATGAAACTGGTTGCTCCCATGCGATCGCAGACAGATACCAATCAAGCGGCGGTGATCCAGCTTCAAAATCCTAACCAACGCTGGTTGCTTCCTAGCTACTCTCTTAAAGGCTCTTCCCAGGCTGAACACTGTACCGATAGCCCTACCCAAGGCCCACAAATTACCTGCTCCTTGCCTGTTTCTGGGGCTTACGAGGTCAGCTTGTTCAGCGGCGACGAGCAGTATGGAGAGTTTTCCTATGTAGGTCAGGTCGAGTTCAATAGGCGGTAG
- a CDS encoding GNAT family N-acetyltransferase: MTQLNNLHIRPALPTDKPTILNFCQHTWNNETDYIASVWDLWSADLSGHILVADFNGQPIGMTRLVQLSTTEGWWEALRVDRAYRRQGIGTKLINAALDLSHSLGLTTVRACVSVANTSMHPLMNQQGFKPLGNHAVYSAEATDSAPTALKQLRPQDCERVWATINRFALEEGDRLFVVRGAKWQSLTPEILAQQLKQGWVWGVSNGDDLVSLFIRSQMENPDGTFWIGWLGGTQTGLSLALEDLCSLAYELKFQSVGGFLPQSNSLLPLAKAVGYQIFETSTYRIYAKSLDET, translated from the coding sequence ATGACTCAACTAAATAATCTACACATCCGGCCTGCCCTACCCACCGACAAACCCACAATTCTCAATTTTTGTCAGCACACTTGGAACAATGAAACCGACTACATTGCTAGTGTGTGGGATCTTTGGTCTGCTGACCTCTCGGGTCATATCTTGGTTGCTGATTTTAACGGTCAACCTATTGGCATGACCCGACTTGTTCAACTTTCTACCACTGAGGGCTGGTGGGAAGCATTACGGGTTGATCGCGCCTACCGCCGTCAAGGCATTGGCACCAAGCTCATTAATGCTGCTCTAGATTTAAGCCATTCTCTTGGGCTAACTACAGTACGCGCTTGCGTCAGTGTCGCCAATACGTCTATGCACCCTTTAATGAATCAACAGGGCTTTAAGCCCTTGGGCAATCACGCTGTCTATAGTGCTGAAGCTACTGACAGCGCCCCTACTGCCCTGAAGCAACTGAGGCCCCAAGACTGTGAACGCGTCTGGGCTACCATTAACCGCTTTGCCCTAGAAGAAGGTGATCGCTTGTTTGTGGTGCGTGGAGCTAAATGGCAATCTCTTACCCCTGAAATTCTCGCTCAGCAATTGAAGCAAGGTTGGGTGTGGGGAGTAAGCAACGGAGATGACTTGGTTAGCTTATTCATTCGCAGCCAAATGGAAAATCCTGATGGTACTTTCTGGATAGGTTGGCTAGGTGGTACGCAAACCGGATTGAGTTTAGCGTTAGAAGACTTGTGTAGCTTGGCCTATGAGTTGAAGTTTCAATCTGTTGGAGGCTTCTTGCCTCAATCAAATTCCCTACTGCCTCTGGCAAAAGCTGTAGGTTATCAAATCTTTGAGACTAGCACCTACAGAATATACGCAAAATCTCTAGACGAGACATGA